The following coding sequences are from one Lysinibacillus sp. FSL W8-0992 window:
- a CDS encoding YtpI family protein produces the protein MFNLIFVFAIIISFVFYFYFKTKQFRSPLPIAKNWYKSKSNIGLGSFILAFALNQAYLFPGTFTFIIVAILVVLGIFVVVENIKKARHYGQFVDEEFRINR, from the coding sequence ATGTTCAATTTAATTTTTGTGTTTGCAATAATTATATCATTTGTCTTTTATTTTTATTTTAAAACAAAACAGTTCCGTTCTCCATTACCTATTGCTAAAAATTGGTACAAAAGTAAGTCAAATATAGGTTTAGGTTCTTTCATTCTTGCATTTGCATTGAACCAAGCATACTTATTCCCTGGAACGTTTACATTTATCATTGTAGCAATTCTTGTCGTATTAGGCATCTTTGTTGTTGTTGAAAATATTAAAAAGGCTCGTCACTATGGTCAATTTGTTGATGAAGAGTTTCGTATTAATCGATAA
- the pfkA gene encoding 6-phosphofructokinase has protein sequence MKKIAVLTSGGDAPGMNAAIRAVVRKAAYHGMDVVGIKHGYEGLIKGSFEPLDLGSVGGIIQRGGTNLFSARCPEFKEDAVQQQAIANMREAGIEGLVVIGGDGSYRGAMDLVKKGFPAVGVPGTIDNDVPGTEYTIGFDTALNTVVESIDKIRDTATSHENSFIVEVMGRDAGDIALWAGLAAGAETVLIPEEEYDLDDIVSRLERGEARGKKHSIIIVAEGVMSGGELAKLLKEKTGKETRVSVLGHIQRGGSPTARDRVLASQFGAHAVELLMEGKSGRAVGIRNHTVIDYDMPEAFEKNHESDVSLYTLMKELSI, from the coding sequence ATGAAAAAAATTGCCGTATTAACAAGTGGTGGAGATGCCCCTGGCATGAACGCAGCCATTCGAGCAGTCGTTCGTAAGGCAGCTTATCACGGAATGGATGTTGTAGGAATTAAGCATGGTTATGAAGGTTTAATAAAAGGATCTTTTGAGCCGCTCGATTTAGGTTCTGTAGGTGGCATCATTCAAAGAGGAGGTACCAATTTATTTTCAGCACGGTGCCCTGAATTTAAGGAAGATGCTGTTCAACAGCAAGCAATTGCTAATATGCGTGAAGCAGGTATCGAAGGGTTAGTTGTTATCGGGGGTGATGGTTCTTACCGAGGTGCAATGGATCTTGTAAAAAAAGGTTTTCCAGCTGTTGGAGTGCCTGGCACAATTGATAATGATGTTCCTGGAACAGAATACACAATTGGCTTTGATACCGCGCTCAATACAGTCGTAGAATCAATCGATAAAATTCGTGATACAGCGACTTCCCATGAAAATTCTTTTATTGTTGAAGTAATGGGGCGAGATGCAGGTGATATCGCATTATGGGCAGGGCTTGCAGCAGGTGCTGAAACGGTCTTAATTCCTGAAGAAGAATATGATTTAGACGACATCGTATCACGCTTAGAGCGTGGTGAAGCACGAGGGAAAAAGCATAGTATCATTATTGTTGCAGAGGGTGTAATGTCAGGTGGCGAGTTGGCAAAATTACTGAAAGAAAAGACAGGAAAAGAGACGCGAGTTTCTGTTCTTGGTCATATTCAACGCGGTGGTTCTCCAACAGCACGTGATCGTGTTCTCGCAAGTCAATTTGGTGCACATGCGGTAGAATTATTAATGGAAGGTAAATCTGGTCGAGCTGTAGGAATACGCAACCATACAGTCATTGACTACGATATGCCAGAGGCTTTTGAAAAGAATCATGAGTCTGATGTAAGCTTATATACTTTAATGAAAGAACTATCAATATAA
- a CDS encoding DRTGG domain-containing protein: protein MSTKHEKILQYIESLPVGDKISVRQIAKEMQVSEGTAYRAIKEAENRRLVSSIERVGTIRIEKKKKENIERLTFAEIVNIVDGQVLGGKTGLHKTLTKFVIGAMQLEDMMRYTDAGSLLIVGNRFKAHENALRAGAAVLITGGFDTTDDNKQLADSLDLPIISTSYDTFTVATMINRAIYDQLIKKDILFIEDIFVPMTETSVLHNDETIHHFHKLNERTTHGAFPVVTAMNKLVGMITVKDVIGREEDELIEKVMTKNPIAGSMKMSVASAGHRMIWEGIDLLPIVNDDNVLQGVISRQDVLKALQLAQRQPQHGETIDDLVKNEMKVLGDEDLIVEFKVTPQMTNQYGAISYGAFTTLLAEVGSFALKRRKRGDAVAENMTIYFIKPVQMESTLTVKPRILDMSRKFVKMDFEVFNQQMLVGKAMMMFQLLER, encoded by the coding sequence TTGTCAACAAAACATGAGAAGATTTTACAATACATCGAATCACTACCCGTGGGCGATAAAATTTCAGTACGACAAATTGCAAAGGAAATGCAAGTGAGTGAGGGAACGGCTTACCGTGCCATTAAAGAAGCGGAAAATCGCCGCCTTGTAAGTTCTATTGAGCGCGTAGGAACAATTCGTATTGAGAAGAAAAAGAAAGAAAATATCGAACGATTAACATTTGCAGAAATTGTTAATATTGTAGATGGCCAAGTGCTAGGTGGCAAAACCGGTCTACATAAAACATTAACAAAATTTGTAATCGGTGCGATGCAATTAGAAGATATGATGCGTTATACAGATGCAGGTAGCTTACTGATTGTCGGAAACCGTTTTAAAGCTCATGAAAATGCGCTCCGAGCAGGTGCAGCTGTATTAATTACAGGTGGATTTGATACAACGGATGATAACAAACAGCTTGCCGATTCATTAGATTTACCGATTATTTCTACTAGTTATGATACTTTTACTGTGGCAACGATGATTAACCGTGCGATTTATGACCAGTTAATCAAAAAAGATATTTTATTTATTGAGGATATTTTCGTGCCAATGACCGAGACATCTGTGCTCCATAATGATGAAACGATTCATCACTTCCATAAGTTAAATGAGCGTACAACTCATGGTGCCTTTCCGGTAGTAACTGCTATGAATAAGCTAGTTGGAATGATTACGGTTAAAGACGTAATCGGTAGGGAAGAGGACGAGCTTATTGAGAAAGTGATGACGAAAAACCCAATTGCTGGATCAATGAAAATGAGCGTCGCTTCAGCAGGGCATCGCATGATTTGGGAAGGTATCGATTTACTACCAATTGTAAATGACGATAATGTTTTACAAGGGGTAATTAGTCGACAAGATGTGTTAAAGGCGTTGCAGCTAGCGCAAAGACAGCCTCAACACGGTGAGACCATTGATGATTTAGTGAAAAATGAAATGAAAGTACTTGGCGATGAAGATTTAATCGTGGAGTTTAAAGTGACACCGCAAATGACAAACCAATATGGGGCTATTTCTTATGGAGCATTTACAACTTTACTAGCCGAAGTTGGATCATTTGCATTAAAGCGTCGTAAGCGTGGCGATGCAGTTGCAGAAAACATGACAATTTATTTCATCAAACCTGTTCAAATGGAGAGCACACTTACTGTCAAACCTCGCATATTAGATATGAGTCGTAAGTTCGTAAAAATGGACTTCGAAGTATTTAATCAGCAAATGCTTGTCGGTAAGGCAATGATGATGTTCCAACTATTAGAGCGTTAA
- a CDS encoding acetyl-CoA carboxylase carboxyltransferase subunit alpha, whose amino-acid sequence MSKNLAFEEPVVQLREKIDELKTIAAEADVDMTGEIEKLETRLTQLEQSIYANMKPWDRVQVARHPERPTTLQYIEAMCENFIELHGDRTFGDDAAILGGIALFEGQPVTVIGHQRGKSTKENIRRNFGMPHPEGYRKALRLMKQAEKFNRPIICFIDTKGAYPGKAAEERGQSEAIARNLVEMAGLSVPVISIVIGEGGSGGALALGVANRVYMLENSTYSVISPEGAASILWRDGSLAKQAAEAMRITAPDLKELGVIDGIIPEITGGAHRNVAKQAIYIKECISDTLKSLNSLNGEQLIEDRYDKFKKIGQYIEE is encoded by the coding sequence ATGTCTAAAAATTTAGCTTTTGAAGAGCCAGTAGTTCAACTGCGCGAAAAAATTGATGAATTAAAAACAATTGCTGCTGAAGCGGACGTAGATATGACAGGGGAGATTGAAAAGCTAGAAACGCGTTTAACGCAACTCGAGCAATCAATCTATGCCAATATGAAGCCGTGGGATCGCGTGCAAGTAGCAAGACATCCTGAACGACCAACAACACTACAATATATTGAAGCTATGTGTGAAAACTTTATTGAATTACATGGAGATCGTACGTTTGGCGATGATGCAGCGATTCTAGGCGGTATTGCCCTTTTTGAAGGACAACCTGTCACTGTTATTGGACATCAACGTGGTAAATCAACAAAAGAAAATATTCGTCGTAATTTTGGTATGCCCCATCCAGAAGGCTATCGTAAAGCGTTGCGCCTAATGAAACAAGCAGAGAAATTTAATCGCCCAATCATTTGTTTCATTGATACAAAAGGTGCCTACCCTGGTAAAGCAGCAGAAGAGCGTGGTCAGAGTGAGGCGATAGCTCGTAATTTAGTAGAAATGGCGGGATTATCAGTACCAGTCATTAGCATCGTTATTGGAGAAGGTGGTAGTGGTGGTGCCCTAGCTTTAGGCGTAGCAAATCGCGTTTACATGTTAGAGAACTCTACTTATTCTGTTATATCTCCAGAAGGTGCTGCTTCAATTTTATGGCGTGATGGTAGCCTTGCTAAGCAAGCAGCTGAAGCAATGCGAATTACTGCACCTGATTTAAAAGAGCTTGGTGTGATTGATGGTATTATTCCTGAGATAACTGGCGGAGCACATCGCAATGTGGCGAAGCAGGCAATCTATATAAAAGAATGTATTAGCGACACACTAAAATCATTAAATTCTTTAAATGGTGAACAATTAATCGAAGATCGATATGATAAATTTAAAAAAATCGGACAATATATAGAAGAATAG
- the dnaE gene encoding DNA polymerase III subunit alpha, protein MTHVYTQMHTSADLLKSTIRLEQLIPFLQEQNTQACAIVNSKLYGLLPFCKAMQQANIHAVIGLSVKVQWDNKIIPLVLYAQTQEGYQHLLKISSAVSIREDEVLPWRWLEGYAAGCIALLSAMDVAEIAEWTEMTSALQQVFGKRLYVGIARPGGIIADNEAMISHWCETKEITIVATQRCYFLQPEDHFAYEVARAIDTGEKLQDTMLTAHLENYFVPTEEQWKGWYSDRPEWIEGSVGMLASCVAKIPEMHVQMPKFPIQEGETAESLLVKETFSGLAERLKLSEVPAIYRDRLQYELEIICSMGYADYFLIVADFMRFAKENRILTGPGRGSSASSLVAFSLSITQVDPLAYGLLFERFLNPERVTLPDIDIDFVDSKRQQVIQYVAQKYGKANVAQIITFGTLSAKAVARDVARVFGFDAEVMEKISKMIPNKPGMTLQRAVAESQNFQSWLAENEYHRRWLDVALKLEGLPRNASTHAAGIVLAPTPLVDTVPIEDGHEGIYCTQWPMGDVEERGLVKMDFLGLRNLTILEQVRWSIYKAGGPWIEFDLIPMHDERTFQLLQKGDTVGIFQLESDGMKQALRDIHPTHFSDIVAVNALYRPGPMDFIPVYARRKAGKEHVTMPHPLLEPILRETFGVIVYQEQIMQIAATMAGFTMGQADLLRRAVSKKNRDILEEQRTAFVDGALRQGFVRRDAEDVYELIVRFADYGFAKSHAVAYSVISYHMAYLKAHYPQSFYAALLTNATGNIEKIQQLVTEAKEKGIPFYPPSLLQSTKFFLVEKDGIRYSLSGVKGVPHTFLEKVVTLRKTNPDAFHNLFDLAVALSAQHFKPNVMESLVYAGVLDYLGKDRAVLVATLEAALKQAELVRPTEDVDIETATAFNFGKPKYMQAEAMSQKEKLQHEKECLGFYISAHPVTEERSYWGEVTVTCAELKYAREGTYVKMIGLIEEVKKIRTKKGEQMAFVQLQDEFGIVSVTLFPQVFQLVQEILIEDELLYIEGTLEKRFGKSQVKVKHAQSTKKI, encoded by the coding sequence TTGACACATGTATATACTCAAATGCATACGAGCGCGGATTTATTAAAAAGCACGATTCGGCTTGAACAATTGATCCCTTTTTTACAAGAACAAAATACGCAGGCCTGTGCAATCGTCAATTCGAAGTTGTACGGGCTTTTGCCTTTTTGTAAAGCAATGCAGCAGGCAAATATTCATGCTGTAATAGGGCTTTCGGTGAAGGTGCAATGGGATAATAAAATAATACCGCTCGTGCTGTATGCACAAACACAGGAAGGTTACCAACATCTTTTAAAGATTAGTAGTGCTGTTTCTATTCGAGAAGATGAGGTATTGCCTTGGAGATGGCTTGAAGGCTATGCAGCGGGTTGTATAGCATTACTTTCGGCAATGGATGTAGCGGAAATAGCAGAATGGACAGAAATGACAAGTGCTTTACAACAAGTATTTGGAAAACGGTTATATGTAGGGATTGCAAGACCAGGAGGAATAATAGCAGACAATGAAGCTATGATTTCACATTGGTGCGAGACAAAAGAAATTACAATCGTAGCTACTCAGCGTTGTTATTTTTTACAACCTGAAGATCATTTTGCTTATGAGGTTGCGAGAGCAATTGATACAGGGGAAAAACTTCAAGACACAATGTTAACAGCCCATTTAGAAAACTATTTTGTACCAACTGAGGAACAGTGGAAGGGATGGTATTCAGACCGTCCTGAATGGATTGAGGGAAGTGTAGGCATGCTTGCAAGCTGTGTAGCAAAAATTCCTGAAATGCATGTTCAAATGCCCAAATTTCCAATACAAGAGGGTGAAACAGCTGAAAGTTTGCTAGTAAAAGAAACGTTTTCTGGTTTAGCTGAGCGCCTAAAGCTGTCTGAGGTACCTGCAATTTATCGAGATAGATTGCAATATGAACTAGAAATTATATGTTCAATGGGCTATGCTGATTACTTTTTAATTGTTGCTGATTTTATGCGCTTTGCCAAAGAAAATCGCATCTTAACTGGACCAGGACGTGGTTCTTCGGCAAGTTCGCTTGTTGCATTTAGTCTCTCCATTACACAGGTAGATCCACTTGCCTATGGATTATTGTTTGAACGATTTTTAAATCCTGAACGTGTAACATTGCCTGATATTGATATTGACTTTGTTGATAGTAAAAGACAACAAGTTATTCAATACGTCGCACAAAAATATGGCAAGGCGAATGTTGCGCAAATCATTACGTTTGGTACTTTATCTGCGAAAGCAGTGGCGAGAGATGTTGCGCGTGTTTTTGGATTTGATGCTGAAGTGATGGAAAAAATATCGAAAATGATTCCGAACAAACCAGGTATGACTTTGCAAAGAGCTGTAGCGGAGTCGCAAAACTTTCAAAGTTGGTTAGCTGAAAATGAATACCATCGACGTTGGCTTGACGTAGCTTTAAAATTAGAAGGCTTGCCAAGAAATGCTTCTACCCATGCTGCTGGCATTGTCTTAGCACCGACGCCATTAGTTGATACGGTCCCAATTGAGGATGGACATGAAGGGATTTATTGTACTCAATGGCCGATGGGGGACGTGGAAGAACGTGGGCTTGTAAAAATGGACTTTTTAGGGTTGCGCAATTTAACAATTTTAGAGCAAGTACGTTGGTCTATATACAAAGCAGGGGGACCGTGGATAGAGTTTGATCTTATCCCGATGCATGATGAGCGCACCTTTCAGTTACTTCAAAAAGGAGATACAGTAGGTATTTTCCAATTAGAGTCAGATGGCATGAAACAAGCATTACGTGATATTCATCCAACGCATTTTTCAGATATTGTTGCTGTCAATGCACTTTATCGTCCAGGGCCGATGGATTTTATTCCTGTCTATGCAAGAAGAAAGGCAGGCAAAGAGCATGTAACGATGCCCCATCCGTTGCTAGAGCCAATTTTACGTGAAACATTTGGCGTAATTGTCTATCAGGAGCAAATTATGCAAATTGCTGCAACTATGGCCGGTTTTACAATGGGGCAGGCGGATTTATTACGCCGTGCGGTTAGTAAGAAAAATCGCGATATATTAGAGGAACAACGCACTGCCTTTGTAGATGGAGCATTGAGACAAGGTTTTGTTAGGAGAGATGCAGAAGATGTCTACGAGCTAATTGTACGCTTTGCGGACTACGGCTTTGCAAAAAGTCATGCTGTTGCCTATAGTGTCATCTCGTATCATATGGCGTATTTAAAGGCTCATTACCCACAAAGCTTTTATGCAGCATTATTAACAAATGCAACAGGAAATATAGAAAAAATTCAACAGCTTGTTACGGAAGCAAAAGAAAAAGGCATTCCATTTTATCCGCCATCATTATTGCAAAGTACTAAATTCTTTTTAGTAGAAAAGGATGGAATTCGCTATAGTTTATCTGGCGTTAAAGGTGTACCGCACACCTTTTTAGAGAAAGTAGTAACGTTACGTAAAACGAATCCAGATGCCTTTCATAATTTATTTGATTTGGCTGTAGCTTTAAGTGCGCAGCATTTTAAACCGAATGTAATGGAGTCTCTCGTTTATGCAGGTGTGCTCGATTATTTAGGGAAGGATCGTGCTGTACTTGTGGCTACCTTAGAGGCAGCATTAAAACAGGCAGAGCTCGTGCGCCCAACAGAAGATGTAGATATAGAAACAGCAACTGCCTTTAATTTTGGGAAACCGAAGTATATGCAAGCTGAAGCGATGTCTCAGAAGGAAAAACTCCAGCATGAGAAAGAATGTTTAGGTTTTTATATATCTGCTCATCCAGTTACTGAAGAAAGAAGTTACTGGGGAGAAGTTACTGTAACATGTGCTGAACTGAAGTATGCGCGTGAAGGAACGTATGTAAAAATGATTGGCTTAATTGAAGAAGTGAAAAAAATAAGGACAAAAAAAGGAGAGCAAATGGCCTTTGTCCAGCTTCAAGATGAATTTGGAATCGTATCAGTAACCTTATTTCCACAAGTATTTCAACTAGTACAGGAAATTTTGATAGAAGATGAATTGCTTTATATTGAAGGTACACTTGAAAAACGTTTTGGGAAATCGCAAGTGAAAGTAAAACATGCACAATCGACTAAAAAGATATGA
- a CDS encoding FadR/GntR family transcriptional regulator produces MDKQTEQKKVFLEIVQQLRQLIRMEKIQAGEKLPSERVLSERLGVGRSSVREALRSLELLGLIETRHGGGTFLAATHKHQLVEVLSMFILEDEKSKKDVELTRQIHEKEAIRVISCTEILRTLPVWDSFFVKLEIEGTVNCRDVLREILVTSGNRLSLKIWFQLAAYDGDRLNRNSTEDEKLILQTMLKSMQLGYEKEALLAYEQWMGTGQTF; encoded by the coding sequence ATGGATAAACAAACCGAACAAAAAAAAGTGTTTTTAGAAATCGTTCAGCAATTGCGTCAACTTATTCGAATGGAAAAAATTCAAGCTGGAGAGAAGCTTCCTTCTGAACGTGTTTTATCAGAAAGGTTAGGTGTTGGGCGATCCTCTGTAAGGGAGGCACTGCGCAGTTTAGAGTTACTTGGACTCATTGAAACGCGACACGGTGGAGGTACATTTCTTGCCGCAACACATAAGCATCAGCTTGTAGAAGTACTGTCGATGTTTATATTAGAAGATGAAAAATCAAAAAAAGATGTCGAATTAACGCGACAAATTCATGAAAAGGAAGCAATTCGCGTAATAAGTTGTACAGAGATTCTTCGTACACTACCTGTGTGGGATAGTTTTTTTGTGAAGCTGGAAATTGAAGGAACAGTAAATTGTCGTGATGTATTGAGAGAAATATTAGTTACGTCAGGCAATCGGCTTTCGCTGAAAATCTGGTTTCAACTTGCAGCATATGACGGTGACCGTTTAAATCGAAACTCAACGGAAGATGAAAAACTAATCCTTCAAACGATGTTGAAATCGATGCAACTTGGCTATGAAAAAGAAGCATTACTAGCTTACGAGCAGTGGATGGGTACTGGTCAAACTTTTTAG
- the accD gene encoding acetyl-CoA carboxylase, carboxyltransferase subunit beta, with translation MAIRDIFNANRKKKQDGQEKAFPEGLMTKCPECRHIQLTKELEKHHKVCTKCGHHFKMTAQERVDYFLDEGSFVSMDDHLQTSNPLNFPAYVEKINADQQKTGLNEAVLTGLGTLDGEEVVVAIMDSHFRMGSMGSVVGEKITRAVEKATELGLPFIIFTASGGARMQEGVLSLMQMAKTSVALKRHSNEGLLFISILTHPTTGGVSASFASVGDINIAEPQALIGFAGRRVIEETVREKLPSDFQTAEFLLEHGQLDAIFHRKDLRKQVSVLVKMHTKGGVQHV, from the coding sequence ATGGCAATACGCGACATATTTAACGCAAATCGAAAAAAGAAACAGGATGGTCAGGAAAAGGCATTTCCAGAAGGACTCATGACAAAATGTCCAGAATGCCGTCATATTCAGTTAACAAAAGAATTGGAAAAGCATCATAAAGTATGCACGAAGTGTGGCCATCATTTTAAAATGACTGCACAAGAGCGTGTTGACTATTTCTTAGATGAAGGATCATTTGTTTCTATGGACGACCATTTACAAACAAGTAATCCGCTTAATTTCCCTGCCTATGTTGAGAAAATTAATGCTGATCAACAAAAAACAGGTTTAAATGAGGCTGTATTGACAGGTTTAGGTACGCTTGATGGAGAAGAAGTTGTAGTAGCGATAATGGATTCTCATTTCCGTATGGGCTCAATGGGCTCTGTTGTTGGAGAAAAAATAACACGTGCGGTTGAAAAAGCAACTGAATTAGGTTTGCCTTTTATTATTTTCACTGCAAGTGGTGGAGCTCGTATGCAAGAAGGTGTACTTTCTTTAATGCAAATGGCGAAAACAAGTGTTGCCTTAAAACGTCATAGCAATGAAGGCTTATTATTTATTTCAATCTTAACGCACCCAACTACTGGTGGCGTTTCTGCAAGCTTTGCCTCTGTAGGGGATATCAATATTGCAGAACCTCAGGCACTAATCGGCTTTGCAGGAAGACGTGTAATCGAAGAAACGGTAAGAGAAAAACTACCGAGTGATTTCCAAACAGCAGAATTTTTATTAGAGCATGGTCAACTGGATGCCATTTTCCATCGTAAAGATTTACGGAAACAAGTATCTGTGCTTGTAAAAATGCATACGAAAGGTGGCGTGCAACATGTCTAA
- a CDS encoding metal-dependent hydrolase: protein MQISYHGHSVVKIQTNGKTILIDPFINGNSQTDLKVAEEAPDIILLTHGHNDHVGDTVELAKKKDALVIAPNELANWISWQGVKAHPMHIGGAREFDFGKVKFTQAFHGSSYVTENNEIIYMGMPAGVLLFIEGLTIYHAGDTALFSDMKLIGERHPIDIAFLPIGDNFTMGPEDAACAVSFLKPKIVVPIHFNTFPPIEQDPQIFANLVQNAEVQILKAGEKVNCS, encoded by the coding sequence ATGCAAATTAGTTATCATGGACATTCTGTTGTTAAAATTCAAACAAATGGTAAAACAATTTTAATTGACCCTTTCATTAATGGAAATAGCCAAACTGATTTAAAGGTTGCTGAAGAAGCACCAGATATTATTTTGCTTACACATGGGCATAATGACCATGTGGGCGATACAGTAGAGCTTGCAAAGAAAAAGGATGCGCTAGTTATTGCACCGAATGAGTTAGCAAACTGGATTTCATGGCAAGGTGTGAAAGCGCATCCAATGCATATTGGGGGAGCGAGAGAGTTTGATTTTGGAAAGGTCAAATTTACACAGGCATTCCATGGCTCGTCTTATGTAACAGAAAACAATGAAATTATTTATATGGGTATGCCTGCAGGTGTTTTATTGTTTATCGAAGGATTAACAATTTACCATGCTGGTGATACAGCACTATTTAGTGATATGAAATTAATTGGAGAGCGTCATCCAATTGATATTGCGTTTTTACCAATTGGCGATAATTTTACGATGGGTCCTGAAGATGCGGCATGTGCAGTATCATTTTTAAAGCCGAAGATCGTTGTACCGATCCATTTTAATACATTCCCTCCAATCGAACAGGATCCGCAAATTTTTGCTAATTTAGTGCAAAATGCAGAAGTTCAAATTTTAAAAGCGGGTGAAAAAGTAAACTGTTCCTAA
- a CDS encoding DHH family phosphoesterase has product MKRQIIDTIASYETIVIHRHVRPDPDAYGSQLGLKELILANYPEKKVYAVGEHDTSLSFLAEPDQIADDVYENALVIVTDTANTERIDDQRYTKGKMVVKIDHHPNDDQYGDLLWVETTASSCSEMIYELFEEGKEIADWKLSDASARLLFAGIVGDTGRFQFPSTTVKTFKVAAELISYNFDRNQIFDGMYEMEQKLLSLQGYIYQNFVMDENGAAYVKLTKELLAEFKVVPSEASLLVGCLGSVKGICAWVIFIEEEDQIRVRLRSKGPIINTLAKEFNGGGHPLASGATAYSWQEADRVTTRLKDICKAYQ; this is encoded by the coding sequence TTGAAAAGACAAATCATCGACACAATTGCTTCATATGAGACAATCGTTATCCATCGACATGTACGTCCAGATCCTGATGCATATGGGTCACAGTTAGGGTTAAAAGAATTGATTTTAGCAAATTATCCAGAAAAGAAAGTTTACGCTGTTGGTGAGCATGATACATCCTTGTCGTTTTTAGCTGAACCTGATCAAATAGCGGATGATGTATATGAAAATGCATTGGTTATTGTTACCGACACGGCGAATACTGAGCGTATTGACGATCAGCGCTATACAAAAGGGAAAATGGTCGTAAAAATAGATCACCATCCTAATGACGATCAATACGGAGACTTATTGTGGGTAGAAACAACTGCTAGTTCATGCAGTGAGATGATTTATGAGCTTTTTGAAGAAGGAAAAGAGATCGCTGATTGGAAACTTTCAGATGCATCCGCACGATTATTATTCGCTGGGATTGTAGGAGATACAGGTCGTTTCCAATTCCCAAGTACGACTGTAAAAACATTTAAAGTTGCAGCGGAACTAATTTCATATAACTTTGATCGAAATCAAATTTTCGATGGGATGTATGAAATGGAGCAAAAGCTGTTATCTTTACAAGGATATATTTACCAAAATTTCGTTATGGATGAAAATGGCGCAGCGTATGTTAAGCTGACAAAAGAATTGCTTGCCGAATTCAAAGTTGTACCATCTGAAGCCTCGCTTTTAGTAGGTTGCCTAGGTAGCGTAAAGGGAATTTGTGCATGGGTAATTTTCATAGAAGAGGAAGACCAAATTCGTGTCCGTCTGCGTTCTAAAGGTCCGATTATTAACACATTAGCGAAGGAATTTAATGGTGGTGGACATCCACTTGCTTCTGGTGCAACTGCCTATTCATGGCAAGAAGCGGATCGCGTCACTACACGTTTAAAAGACATTTGTAAGGCATATCAATAA